Proteins co-encoded in one Theileria equi strain WA chromosome 3, complete sequence genomic window:
- a CDS encoding hypothetical protein (encoded by transcript BEWA_009650A): MDYNVNFVHILNTYVDSVFTVSESREDSNDISGGQNLQEEHLDIPFFHKSAYFFFTALIVCLLIVLCALSINFKSLFMSNKSIKTAIEDLIAPNEVGYKKILHSLEHGYLQELNMSTSKSKGSMHNKTADIDIELDRLTETIKYRDIRTEFDVGSWLQFALIPSVVDGLNLYNRLLGETILLTFVRSDNEIFKYNIDKDMFKKHGTIFNSQFEVMDDNDSFDFTYKYQNDLENKHTQNASNYQYVQGNSVDEMLNSLMQGAGYLDIFPYFPLNSILSHDSTQLVSVDMLTHNVISGIISHISVGFNFTKLNNIVQGRSISDFIISKSIKISSFSISASTSCLIIYLLLLLIVILYFFYTFYIYRKYSKLFFYFDYVLEFTSKISLLLSLVLYNIIYGFRKSTMPRVHSIDCTSGYCIPSVRVGNDNIFDKNYISSTNFNVIRPKIEKAINITGIFCFFTLIAIISSSVLMWVFLNKKRKLTFLLKKYVFHLKIPFLSLICGISLSISLISSYSASETHILETSIISFWQHIINTFSLLSGVSDDLTSNFIAANNLNSSTLVIVALFISFYFGFLFFSSLLLAINPQKNAVILDTRKLDGPFDNFRLLQLQKGFAHVAHRIVTKYNVRIIRALINNQSTDTISLEEISSNYPSGEGSFKQSYTRKVCKCLCHALIIVGIIFYSLKEYKNNNMEQIISNSMSNTINERLFEWNYRFVFYSSVRYDLGVKKKYDDSSAIILIGNVRTILKNDRIIHRNDLLSILDENHIGKLFKQGQNGKLSFISSRYYIAPDNSPLLISFGLRSNPSAPLFSNFEILKNLTAHLISSNENYFGLKRLFSDGVNNFPDIVKHMDVEFNVVDSMCENKLYTAKLSMEFDDSGLLTYKVSVNDVLGLSIPHKPSKIFILGFFIITLLTLSLVVLLIIDIIKFGKAFTKYYPKYKIKDKIGVYFLNDVCRISDLVIIIFFACIIGCYIRLFGFLSFIHNNSESLNVIQTRLRYASVVQSIKLIQDVIIYFLTVRKYILIIGTILFELKFLYMSVLFYLIVTTFSLIFFFYFLPNDYASGFSDESFILEKSMKLVLSNYHFPKSFSEKSILESLLYPILWVSKILLFNIVSYFVWSIWPKDNEKNKNGTEFETFDDYKHFLNTDSGLQITSISEEQLEILHKDIKKNAAIETHNIFSKFEGYNAEYLQFGETKGKFIEFLHDNVANELADLLKTSNNLEFQIGILSKQNTILEDMSYKQLEDQILMLEEALADKSEELTCLLETYKR, encoded by the exons ATGGACTATAACGTAAATTTTGTGCACATTCTCAATACATATGTTGACAGCGTGTTTACTGTCTCAGAATCTCGGGAAGATTCTAATGATATTTCTGGAGGacaaaatttacaagaagAACACCTTGACATACCATTTTTTCACAAATCTGCATATTTTTTCTTCACGGCGCTTATTGTCTGTCTTTTGATTGTACTGTGTGCACTGAGCATTAATTTTAAATCACTGTTTATGTCCAACAAGTCTATAAAAACTGCTATAGAGGATCTAATAGCCCCAAATGAAGTAGGCTATAAAAAGATTCTTCACTCTTTGGAACATGGATATCTGCAGGAACTTAACATGAGCACCTCAAAATCCAAGGGTAGTATGCATAACAAAACGGCAGATATAGATATTGAGTTAGATAGATTGACGGAGACTATAAAATATCGTGATATTAGGACAGAGTTTGATGTTGGATCTTGGTTACAGTTTGCCCTTATTCCCTCAGTCGTTGACGGATTAAACTTATACAACAGACTGTTAGGAGAAACGATACTTTTAACATTTGTGCGATCCGATAACgaaatatttaaatataatATAGACAAAGATATGTTCAAAAAACATGGAACAATATTTAATTCACAGTTTGAAGTCATGGACGACAATGATTCGTTTGACTTTACAtataaatatcaaaatGACCTCGAAAACAAGCACACGCAAAATGCCAGTAACTATCAGTATGTTCAGGGTAATAGTGTAGATGAAATGCTTAACTCATTAATGCAGGGAGCTGGTTATTTGGATAtatttccatattttccTTTAAATTCTATATTGTCTCATGACTCTACCCAATTGGTTTCAGTTGATATGCTCACACATAATGTTATCTCAGGGATAATTAGCCACATTAGTGTTGGTTTCAACTTCACTAAACTCAACAATATAGTTCAGGGAAGGAGTATTTCCGATTTTATCATAAGCAAAAGCATAAAaatttcatcctttagtATTTCTGCTAGCACATCATGTCTTATAATATATTTGTTGTTATTGCTTATTGTCATATTGTACTTTTTTTATAccttttatatttataggAAATACTCAAAACTCTTCTTTTACTTTGATTATGTTTTGGAGTTTACTTCCAAAATATCACTTTTATTATCTCTTGTACTTTACAATATAATTTACGGATTTAGAAAGTCCACAATGCCACGCGTTCATTCTATAGATTGCACCTCCGGATATTGTATACCTTCCGTACGAGTTGGAAATGACAATATTTTCGATAAGAATTATATTAGTTCAACAAATTTCAATGTAATTAGACCAAAGATTGAGAAAGCTATAAATATAACTGGaattttttgtttttttaCGCTGATTGCAattatttcatcttcagtaTTAATGTGGGTTTTTCTGAACAAGAAAAGGAAACTAACATTTCTCTTGAAGAAATACGTATTTCATCTGAAAATTCCATTTCTTTCGTtaatttgtggaatatcTCTTTCTATATCTCTTATATCCTCTTACAGTGCATCTGAAACGCACATTCTTGAGACATCCATTATATCTTTTTGGCAACACATTATCAATACTTTTAGCCTCCTATCTGGAGTTTCTGATGATTTAACTTCCAATTTTATCGCAGCAAATAACCTTAATTCATCGACACTTGTAATTGTAGCACTTTTCATATCCTTCTATTTTGGATTTCTATTTTTCTCATCACTACTACTTGCTATAAACCCCCAAAAAAACGCTGTAATTCTAGACACCAGGAAGTTGGATGGACCTTTCGATAATTTTAGGTTATTACAATTACAAAAAGGATTTGCACATGTGGCTCACCGTATAGTTACAAAGTACAATGTTAGAATTATAAGGGCATTGATAAACAATCAATCGACGGACACTATTAGCCTAGAAGAAATTAGTTCTAACTACCCTAGTGGAGAGGGGTCCTTTAAACAATCTTACACaagaaaagtttgtaaatgtCTTTGTCACGCTTTAATAATTGTTGgaattatattttattcacttaaagaatataaaaataataaCATGGAGCAAATAATTAGCAATTCAATGAGTAATACAATAAATGAACGTCTATTTGAGTGGAACTACAGATTCgtattttattcttctGTGAGATATGACTTAGGAGTTAAGaaaaaatatgatgattCTTCAGCAATAATCCTAATAGGGAACGTTAGAACGATCTTGAAGAACGATAGAATCATACATAGGAATGATTTGTTAAGTATTTTAGATGAAAACCACATTGGTAAATTATTCAAACAAGGCCAAAATGGAAAACTATCATTTATTAGTTCAAGATATTATATTGCACCAGATAATTCGCCATTGTTAATTTCATTTGGTTTGCGTTCTAATCCGTCAGCACCGTTATTTTCGAACTTTGAAATATTAAAGAATCTTACTGCGCACTTGATATCATCAAACGAAAATTATTTTGGGTTGAAACGTTTATTTTCAGACGGCGTTAATAATTTTCCAGATATCGTCAAACACATGGATGTTGAATTTAACGTAGTGGATTCAATGTGTGAGAACAAACTCTACACCGCCAAGCTTTCTATGGAATTTGACGATTCTGGGTTGTTAACATATAAAGTATCCGTTAATGATGTTTTAGGTCTCTCTATTCCGCATAAACCctccaaaatatttatacttGGATTCTTTATTATTACTCTTCTGACACTTTCACTTGTTGTATTATTAATCATAGATATTATAAAGTTCGGAAAGGCATTCACCAAATATTAcccaaaatacaaaataaaaGATAAAATTGGAGTTTATTTTCTGAATGATGTTTGTAGAATTTCGGATTTAGTGATTATCATATTTTTTGCTTGTATAATCGGATGCTATATTAGACTCTTTGGGTTTTTGAGTTTCATACACAACAATTCCGAGAGTCTAAATGTTATACAAACAAGACTTCGTTATGCAAGCGTAGTACAATCAATAAAACTAATACAGGATGTCATAATCTATTTTTTAACAG TGAGAAAGTATATTCTCATTATTGGAACAATTCTCTTTGAATTGAAATTCCTCTATATGAGTGTTTTATTTTACTTGATTGTGACAACCTTTTCGTTAATTTTCTTTTTCTATTTTTTACCAAACGATTATGCTTCAG GATTTTCTGACGAAAGTTTTATTTTGGAGAAATCCATGAAATTGGTACTGAGTAATTATCATTTCCCAAAAAGCTTTTCCGAAAAGTCGATACTTGAATCATTACTCTATCCAATACTTTGGGTTTCAAAAATTCTCTTGTTCAACATAGtttcatattttgtatGGTCAATTTGGCCAAAAGATAAtgagaaaaacaaaaatggCACTGAATTTGAAACTTTTGATGattacaaacattttttaaacACAGATTCTGGACTTCAGATTACTAGCATTTCAGAGGAACAGCTGGAAATCCTGCATAAAGACATAAAGAAAAACGCAGCTATAGAAACACataatatattttcaaagtttgAGGGATATAATGCTGAATATCTTCAATTTG GGGAAACCAAGGGGAAATTTATAGAATTTTTACATGATAATGTAGCCAATGAATTGGCTGACCTTCTAAAAACTAGCAATAATCTGGAGTTTCAAATAGGTATACTATCTAAACAAAATACAATACTCGAGGATATGTCATACAAACAGCTAGAAGACCAGATTTTGATGCTAGAAGAGGCACTTGCGGACAAATCAGAGGAACTAACATGTCTACTTGAGACATACAAAAGATAA